The following DNA comes from Solanum stenotomum isolate F172 chromosome 11, ASM1918654v1, whole genome shotgun sequence.
TCTTTTATtagacaaatattttatttatcacaTTATTATACTCGCCATTTTTTTGCTTTGTGCTAAGAGGGTATGCGCATGTCTTGTTCTTTATTAGTACTCTAGAAATTGTCATAATTTCAAAGGAATCATCCAGTATATTTTGCAAAGAAATGCATCACTTATCAAAGTATATCTCTCCACTCATAGATCCAATCTAATTTTATGACATTATGTGACTTCCTATTTGAAATATTATTCTTTCAGaacaaatttaattatatgtttgtcgTAAATTAATCCAAGTTCAGTGATTTTACTAATTCTTATATATTGAGTGATATGACCAAACACAACTTCAATTCCAACtccaaacttaaaaaaaataaaaaaaatagagctTAACCAACACACAGTAGGCATTCAAGAGTAAAAGTGTCTCACCTCAACCAAAATTCTATTTCCTACTTCTATTAAAATCCACATTTTTCAAACCAAGCAGAAAAGACAACATGAACCAAAATTGCTTAAGACATGATGATAAATAAGAGAGTCCTTTGTGGGTCTGTGACAATGTTACTAAGAGCCTAAACTCACCATGTTTGGAAACTCAGACTATACATCTCATGTACCAAATTAAGTCTGTAAGACCAATGGAACAGAAATATTGCTACCCCTTCCGTAAAACATTTTCCTTGGAACGAAAATGATGCATAATTACAGAATTTCTGGAATCATCACTAGACCCAAACTGCACAACTGATTTTGTGACCAACTTGTAGAAGCCAAAAATACCAAAACAAAAGCTCCAGAACAACAATGAAATCTATTCTCTTTACTGCAACTGCAAACATAACAATAGGCTGTAAAAGTAAAAGATACCTTCAGAATATGTAAAAACTGTATGGCTGGTCTTGTATTGTTTTTTTGACAACCTTTAGAAAATTCAACGCCAGTGTGCTATTTAAATGACAACCTGAAGCCATGAACAGCGATAATGATAAATCACAAAGAGATGATTCAATTTCTGAAAACAGCTTATAAAATCATTTCTGTGCCTAGAGCTTCAAAGCAGCTTTTGCCATTGCGAGTGCTCCTTCATAAGTTTGATTTCCTCCAATAAACCCACTCATATGGACAAAAACACAACCAGGTATTCCTGTTTCCTTAGATAGTTCATCGTCTCTTAAACCTCGCCACTGAGATGGAAGTGCTTTCCTGCTCTCAAATCTGTCAGGAGCTACAGCCACCGCTTGCACTCGCCAACCTTTGCTCCTATCATCCTACGCATCATGAAGTCAATGTCACTTTTATGTTTTCCTAGTAAAATATTAACAGACTTAATTCATTCAGGGAAACAGTGCATGTCTTGAGAAGAAGTGGGGTTGCTATCTACTCTCTTCCAAGACAATAAACACTGGAAAGTGTAGCAACATTATTCCTGGGCATTTTTTGATTTATGACattgaaatttaacaataaGGCAGATCTTGAGAGACTAAATTAATCCAAAAGCCCACTTATTCGGTCTAACCAACTGATACAACCAGAAAGTATTCACGGGTGATTTAAGTTTCCAAAAGTGACCTAAAAGACAACCCCCACACTATTACCAATCATGCTCCTTATTTTTCCACTCCTCGCATAAAAGAGGCCCAAAAAcgaagaattttaaaaaaagcatTAGACAAAAGCAAAATGTGGCacatcaaatgaaaaaaaaaattgaaacagcAAAGGACTCAGGCACCTCATATAAAACATATTTGATGGGTGGATCCATCTTCATCTCTCCTTCCAGCTCAAACAAATGAAGCTTCCACTGTTAGACAGAAAAGTCAAGAATAAGTATTCTCCGCAAGGAATCACACTAGCAGTGAATAATATATTTCGTTTTCTTTACGAATTGAAGAATTTCATCAATTATATACACCATGTGAGTAGAAAGTGAGTGGATGGCTAATCAACCCTATCATACATGGAACATCTTTTACACCTAAAAATACATGAAACACGGGAACCTTTCTATATCACTTGTGGGATCTCGTTACTCTGGAATAACTTCCCATTTCTTCATTCCAAACAGTTCAAATGTTTCTTTCTTTATCAATCTATGTGGCCTACAACTCATGATTGTCTCCCCTACAGTCCTTGATATTGCCAGCAAGATCGGATGATGAACATGCAAGATTCTGCAACTGCATAGTGATTTTGCAGTGCAATAGGATATGATCACTTCAGTGTCTTCCCCACTCTCTACACAGAATATTAGCTCCCTACCATTCTCTTCCTTGGATTATTCGCAGTCAATATAGCATCCCTCATGGCATACCAAGTGAAGAAAACTACTCTTTGGTGCTATGCTTCCACAACATCTAATTCCACACTTCCCATCCTATTCCCCTCTCTGgctaacaccatgtaatatgaTTTCACCAATAACAACTTCACCATCCCATCCCATCCCATCCACACTATCCTTATCCTCTCGGCTCTCTCATACTACCACTGAATACCATGACTTGGGTTCTTCACAAGATCTGTGATGTATTCCTGGTTTATATGTGAATATGATATACAATAAATACTAGGGGAAGGAAATACCTAGTAGAGGGttcttcctagcaatgaattATAATGTCTACAACTAAAAAATATGCAGGAGGATCTCTGTTATTTTCAGAAAGTACCTAATGTTAACAGATTCGAGTAAACATAAAGCAACTCCACTTTTTCTGGCATACAAGTGACTATGAAAGGAAATTGATAAAcgggttttttaaaaaaaaaaattcccatGTCTCGGTGATGAACAGGTTTTtcttattaggaaaaaaaaaaggctaatATGTAGTTCCTAATCTTCACTTACATTAAGCCACAGAAGTCAAAAACTTTTGGTTTATAAGCAAGACAATTGTAAATTTGTAATGGTGCACACACTGCCTGATGCAAAAAGGCTTCAGGCCAAGTATTCAATACTTACTGGACAAAATGTAGACCAAACTACAATCTCTCCACTAGGATCAATCTTGTGTCTTGCAGAAACACACTCCAATACGATTGAACGAGCTGGTAACCATGATCTTGCATAATAGCGGACACTCTGTGTATAAACAAGCATGTTAACTCAGGTAAAAGAAAGTGAACCATAGGCTTATTTTAAAACCTGTCATCCAGAATAAAATCAAGCTGAAAAATGTTTAGTTCAAATGACCGAAGACCGTCAGGTGCCAAAAAGAGCACAATCTGAGAACAAACCATATTACTAGCCAAAGACAACAGTAAGAGAGAACTTTTTAGCTCTTTTGAGAAAGTCTTACATCCAAGAACTCACTGCCAGCTAAATCCATTGCACGTTGGAAAGCTTCATTCTCCCTTTCAGAAGACTGATCAGGTTCAGTCCAGTCCAAGTTAAATCTTCCAACTCGAGAGGACAAGTGGGTATTGTTTACATATCTTGGTGGCTGGTCTGTATCGTACTGATTGATTCCATTATCGATTGCATCAATTGCCTGTACGCAGTAAGCAAGAATATTAGGCTTACTAATATTGGAGACGTGTTAGCTTGATCCTTAAATTATATCACATGAAATCAGCTCCCGGATGcgagaatttaataagtaaaacttgaaaaatatttgtaataGTATCAACTACTAAAGAAAAATTGAATCCAATCACAACATAGATTCAGTTGAAACATCAGTTagctgaaaatgaaaagaatccaagaaaaaactataatttctcttttttttgatgaagtaactATAATTTCTCAGACTCAATCCTCACCTCCATGAAGCTCTTGTAAACAGCTAGAAACAACTTATGCACGTCCGGGTGTTCTTCATCAACTTGGAGCTCCTTTGCAATGATCTCCTTTCCAAAATGCTAAGAAACATGAAAAGGGCAAGTAAATAGAAATTAAACTGTATATATGAACTTAACAAACATAAACTAGATCTAAGTGATTTTCCAGCCAAATCGGACCAGCTTGGATATAACATATATCTAACCAACCATCAATCTgacatattttcttaaaaactcAAGGAAATGAGATAGATAATGCATCCGCAGAGTAAATCAAGTCGTGACTAGGATGCAACATCTGTTGAATTTAAGCTCACTACAGAATAATTGTTGTACATTCAAAGGATCTAAAATATATCTAGCCAATCACCAATCTgacaattttttgttaaaagctcaaggaaatgaaataactaAAGCATTTCCCTTCGGAATATACCAATTGGTATGAAGGGTGGCTAGTCACTTACATGATTTGCAATGAAGAGAACAAATCAACAATCCAAGCTCTAaggatttaaaatatatatccaGCCATTTTTTTATGTTGAACTGGCAACTTAATATCCAGCCATTTATCAATCTACAAAAACCTTTTAAGAGCTCAAGGAAAAGAAATTACGAAAACATCTTCCATCAGAATCTATAAttcaaataagttaaaaggATATAAAGTATATCCAGCCAATCATTAATCTgacaaaaactaaattttaagaGCTCGaggaaaattaaaaactaaagcATATGTCATCTGAACATATGAATAGGTATGAAAGATGGCTAGTCACTTACAGAATTCGTAACAAACAAATCTAAATCTACTATCCAAGTAACATACTGAGCATACAACATAGCAAGCCCATCAGCTCAAGTACACTAGGGTAAACATTCCTAGCAAAAAGATCTACACTCTTCTGTCTCTCGGATAAATAACTAGATTGAAATGAAGGCCAAGTAAATTTTCTAGACTAATGATGTTCTTCACAAAATCATTAATCGTGGACAGAAATACTTCTTGGAGAAAGATACAGATTATCTGCTGCATAAGGGCCTAGTATTTTGAAGAACAGACTCTTACCTAAGCTTACTTGTTTTCTCTACTCCCATGAAAGAGATGTGATATACATAGCAAAATCCTTCTGTTTTAGGATCAAAATGAGTAATCCAACTACGCTTTTTTGTGGATGGATGAGTAATCTGCCTACATGTTTCCACTCAAGAATTTCgtaagagttagcaaaagaacCAACAATTAAAACACTTAGCTCCTACTCAGCAAACAAGTTCCTTAAAAAGAAAGTGTATGCTGGTACTTGTTGCTAGTGGGAGGTGGCAGGTACTCGTGGAATTAGTCAAGTTGTGCGAAAGCAAGCACGGCCACCacagtcatccaaaaataagtGTGCTTGAGGATGCAAAATATGTCATGTACTTTGTTTACCCCAGTCTCCCTTAACTCCCAGATATCTACCTTGCGAATCCGCAATATGCTTCATAATTGCAATCCATGCCAGAGTGAAGACCTTAGTCCATGAGTGTTGCATGGAAATGAAAACCAACCCTATAGTTAGGTACAGGAATTGAGGCAATTCCACTTACCAATATAATATTCCCTCCGCCTATTTAATGTGGCACCCTTTCCTTTTTCGTccgtcccaaaaagaatgtcaccatactataattagaaacaatttagctttaaaatactccttttacccttaatgaaatgattttcaACTACACAAATAACTAAGGattgttttagaccacaagtttcaaaagtcttccattttttcttaattaccGTGCCAAGCCAAAtggtgtcacataaaatgagacggagggaatAATTGATTCAGCGCAATGCATAGCAAGCTTGATGTTCAATTAATTTGTTACCCACCTCATTGTTTGATAAAGTTATGTGTCATCCAACTCTTTTTCTGATTAGAGTATGTTGCTGCTCACCTCTAATACAGATGTAACACAACAAATATACTTTTTCCCTTCTCTCATTCTATTGGGTGTCAGTGAAGGGACTCCTTATCTCTCTACCCTTGCATTGGTTCAATACAGGAAGaaataaacacaaaaaaggACCTTGCCATCAGTCTATCAAACCTATTCTCAAGTCTACTTCCAATACCTGGCATATAGGACATGCCTTTGATCACACAACCATTATATATCCTATAAGTTCATTGTAAGAATGCCAAGAGAATTCTAAAAGAATGTTAAAATCTATCAAATCTAGTTATCCACCAGGGAGTACTCCTCCATCCCCAAATTCTGtgaaatttccaaaatttgatTGTCCATACCAATTTTACTAATCCTTTTataatcaaaaggaaatatTGGATTAAATATTACAAACctcaatttttcttaaaatgcgAAAAAAAGACCACGTAACAATATTCAAAAACTAGATAAACGCCTTAGAAATTCCAAACAGAGAGACGTTACCTTGTAAACAAGACCTGCACTGCTAAGCTTAGTAGTAAATCCATGTCCAAAGACTTCTTCAAACCCTTTTTGGTGATGATCATAACGGTCTCGACTAGGATCATAAACTCCACCAACATCAAGCACAGCATCAAGCGTTTCCAATACCTTTCATTCattcaagcatttcatcaaacacctCACCTACTTAAAAACCTTCCAAACCATACATCCCCACATACCCCAATACCACAAAATGCAACTCAATCTTACCTGGGTATCACGAGTACGCACAATCTGAGCATTGTAGTACTTGTTTGTAAGACGAATCATGAAGCACCCAAGAGCTTCATCACAGTGGAAGCTACCATGGTGAGTACCTACTCGCTTTGGGGAAACATGGTTTGAAGGGGAAGATACAGGTGAGAAAGACGAAGAATTCGCAGTAGCCATTAGAGAGAATGCGAGAGGATTTTGGTGTTTAAGGAAGTTGAAGGTgaagagtttagggttttggagTAGTGTTCTCGTAAGAACTGAAAACATTTCTTAAACCCTTTTGTTTAAAGAATCTATGCTAAGTAGTAAAGtacatttcttttctttacaatagttgcataaaaaatattttactaataatttctaatacattgtaaaaaaaaaaaaaaaaaagccaagCAAAGTAAAATTGGTCCTCAAAATGAAAGCATGATAATGGATTTTtgtaaatagaaataaaattggCCAACAAAGGCtggcaaaaaaaatatatgaaattgattTCAGAGGTTGAATTCCAAAAAcgacaaaaataattaagatcATCTGCAAATAAACAAAGCTAAATAGAAATTCAACAAATAAGAATTATTATAaagttaaataattaatttaggtGAAAATTATTTACATTATCTGGTTGTAATGATCTGTTTTGTCCTTATTAGAAAGTTTTGCGATATGACTtcggaaaattaaaattttcaatataagTTCATTCTCGATTCTATTAAATATATCTAAAACTCAAGTGGACTGGTCTTGCCTTAACATGTATCTCAATAATAGAGACTTTACAAACGAGTTAGTCAAGTCATATTAAAGttgttttataaatattcttgtAAGATTATCATAACAGAAACGAGAATGTGTACTTATTAATAACAGCAAAATGATAATGAAGTCTTGTGAAAGGTTGTTGCAAGTCCAAGTTTGAGTCTCAAGGAATCAAAGTTTTGTTTCCACAAACTAAATGTCacttttgttttgttaatatcagcgaaaaagacataaatttattttatgtttctcccTTTGTTTCTCTGTTTTTCTGTTTTTGTGTTCCTCACTCTTATCTctttttcaggaaaaaaaaactttgggTCAATCCATGATGTGCCGCGAAATCttggcacatttgatgcttgaaaactaAGGATTAATGCTAGAATTGAGTGTACTTTTGTATGCTTTGATGTGTTTGTTGATATGTAGACAAATTCTTGCTTGtgtggaaaaaatgaaaaaagaagcaGAAGATGATGGTGATCAAGTGAAGACCATGAGCACCTAGACGGGTCATGGTCCTTATCACGAATCGTGGTGCCGGTCGTGAAGCATTTCCAGTATGAAGGCTTGGAGGAGTTGAGATTAGGTTGGACCAAGTAAAGATCACGGCCAGcctcacggaccgtggtcctcATAACAGTCTGTGGTGCCAGTCGTGAAGGTGAGCTAGTGAATGGGCAAGGAAATGTTGAAAAATGAATtgaccaagtgaagaccacggacTGTGGTCATTGTCACGAGTCGCGGTGGTGTCCGTGGTGATGATACAGTGTACAGGTATTGAAGAGCCTGTTTTGGATGAgtccaagtgaagaccacgaagGGCTCTACAAACCGTGAAGCCCTTGACGGGTCGTGGAAGCAGTCATGAAGGGTCCGTCAGTTCAGTCCTACTTCGAGTATGACTCTTTTTAAAACACTTTATTTGAATTAAGTAGGTCGCTTTTTAGTTTGTATCTCGTCCAACCTTGAACTACGAACGAGTTACCATTATTCTGAGTTTTGGTTGTCGATTTTAACATTGAATCAAGTTTGAAGTTTGGATTTTCGGTTCTAGAATTATCAAAGTAGCTTGTTGATTTGCTTATTCTCGTAAGTACTTTCAACatgttttcattttatatttctgAATGTTTACGTGAAATTATGAGTGGCAAAATACCACAACTGGGATTGTGGGATCTATGATGTAAATCGAAGtgtaattttgtaaaatgagTGATAGGCgatttatatttgtaaattataaTCTAGCTTTCATTATTCATGTATTCTATTATGATGAGTGCACGCATTGGAGTGAGCATGTATCTAttatttgttcgagagaaaaataatagttaGGAAAAAACTAAATTAACTGGAAGAAATTGAGTCAAAGTTCgagttcgagagaaaagaacTTTAACACCATTGTAAATGAGGGTAAAACTAGTAACACTCTGGGACCGAGAGGACTTGAGTGAACATTAGCTAACTAGACTGAGAAGTATCAGATATATCTAACTCGTCTGTATTTTGTAGAGATAAATTGCCTGAAACTCAACTACGGAAAAACATTAGGTGAACGTTATGGGGAACACAATCCTAGTTTCTTTTAATCATCGAAACAACTTGAGAACTAAAAACTCTACTATTTGTTAATTTGGATTTTGATTACAAATTTTAGTTACTAGAACATCACAACTAAACCCATTTTACTTTCTGTAACTGTTTCATTAGGAAATATAACGACATTTGAGTAAACGCAATAGTGAAATCATTtttgtaaagaaattctctgtgggatcaaCCTCAACTCAggttgagttctataaattgacttcGACCGTTTATATCTCTTAATTGAGGTGcaagtttggacgtatcaatCCACATGGTGACCCACAACCCAAAACTTACATCTCTCACTTCGCACATGGTGGACAAGACCCAAATCAATATGATATCAACTAAACACACAATTCATACGACAAATGGTTCGTGCGACCTGTGAGTACTAAGGCTTACCTTCAAGGTTTTTACAAGCCCTACATAGGAATTCAATCACATGTGGAAAGAATTCACTATTAATATAAGGACATTATTACTCACAATATCCTAGACTTCATTCACTACTTTAGTAGTTACTTCTTCGATCCCTCATCCTCTTAAAGAAGTTAACTCGAGTTCatgtttaactttatacaagCAATTACACTCAATACCAATATGGTTAGTGCAATA
Coding sequences within:
- the LOC125844622 gene encoding uncharacterized protein LOC125844622; translated protein: MFSVLTRTLLQNPKLFTFNFLKHQNPLAFSLMATANSSSFSPVSSPSNHVSPKRVGTHHGSFHCDEALGCFMIRLTNKYYNAQIVRTRDTQVLETLDAVLDVGGVYDPSRDRYDHHQKGFEEVFGHGFTTKLSSAGLVYKHFGKEIIAKELQVDEEHPDVHKLFLAVYKSFMEAIDAIDNGINQYDTDQPPRYVNNTHLSSRVGRFNLDWTEPDQSSERENEAFQRAMDLAGSEFLDSVRYYARSWLPARSIVLECVSARHKIDPSGEIVVWSTFCPWKLHLFELEGEMKMDPPIKYVLYEDDRSKGWRVQAVAVAPDRFESRKALPSQWRGLRDDELSKETGIPGCVFVHMSGFIGGNQTYEGALAMAKAALKL